One genomic window of Halobellus limi includes the following:
- a CDS encoding 2'-5' RNA ligase family protein has translation MFSLNVPVPGQVARLASELHPELTRFERIRERHSLLAKRFDTALDDDADSLPRLRERLRPLLRSHDAGSLDLRVTGLDYFETPPRGPGPVVYLVVESADLDALHRRLCESFGTVEGMEGEEYDPHVTLARGGRIADATDLIERTSIEPVAWTTEELRIRDSRYREDAARIRL, from the coding sequence GTGTTCAGTCTGAACGTCCCCGTTCCGGGACAGGTCGCGCGGCTCGCCTCGGAGCTCCACCCGGAGCTCACGCGCTTCGAGCGGATCCGCGAGCGCCACTCGCTTTTGGCGAAGCGCTTCGACACCGCGCTCGACGACGACGCCGACTCGCTGCCGCGACTCCGCGAGCGGCTCCGACCGCTGTTGCGGAGCCACGACGCGGGGAGCCTCGACCTGCGGGTGACCGGCCTCGACTACTTCGAGACGCCGCCGCGCGGCCCCGGGCCGGTGGTCTACCTCGTCGTCGAGAGCGCCGACCTCGACGCGCTCCACCGTCGGCTCTGTGAGTCGTTCGGGACGGTCGAGGGGATGGAGGGCGAAGAGTACGACCCGCACGTGACGCTGGCCCGCGGCGGACGGATCGCAGACGCCACCGACCTGATCGAGCGAACGAGCATCGAACCGGTCGCGTGGACGACCGAAGAGCT
- a CDS encoding DUF7554 family protein: MRLPSPGGDRAALEVEDLLKIVLVLVVILLVLEILDAAFGLLFGFAGPLVGLVIIVLIVLWLLDRI; encoded by the coding sequence ATGCGTTTACCGAGCCCCGGCGGCGACCGCGCGGCACTGGAGGTGGAGGACCTGCTGAAGATCGTCCTGGTCCTCGTCGTCATCCTGCTCGTCCTCGAAATCTTAGACGCCGCGTTCGGACTCCTTTTCGGCTTCGCCGGCCCACTCGTGGGGCTGGTTATCATCGTCCTGATCGTCCTGTGGCTGCTCGATCGGATCTGA
- a CDS encoding SPFH domain-containing protein, with product MANLFRELGRLSARGLPGWLLPAATVAAALLIAGTVFGGDPTAAVGLAFLALAIAAVYSAVEIVDAYEKRALTVFGEYRKLLEPGINFVPPFVSKTYVFDMRTQTLDVPKQEAITRDNSPVVADAVVYIRVMDAKRAFLEVDNYRRAVSNLAQTTLRAVLGDMELDETLSEREKINRRINEELDEPTDEWGIRVESVEVRSVKPSAAVEDAMEEQSSAERRRRAMILEAQGERRSAVEQAEGEKQSNIIRAQGEKQSQILEAQGDAISTVLRAKSAESMGERAIVDRGLEALTTIGTSPSTTYVLPQELTSLLGRYGRGLTDSDVQESAGLESLDFDAETRELLGLDEIDEIAAAVEEIEGVDAVGDLPGGDDGEPEAEADVDLNIEESYETQ from the coding sequence ATGGCGAACCTCTTCCGCGAACTCGGTCGACTCTCCGCGCGAGGGCTCCCGGGTTGGCTCCTCCCTGCCGCGACCGTCGCCGCCGCCCTCCTGATCGCCGGCACCGTCTTCGGCGGCGATCCGACGGCCGCCGTCGGCCTCGCTTTCCTCGCGCTGGCGATCGCGGCGGTCTACAGCGCCGTCGAGATCGTCGACGCCTACGAGAAGCGGGCGCTCACGGTGTTCGGCGAGTACCGGAAACTGCTCGAACCCGGGATCAACTTCGTCCCGCCGTTCGTCTCGAAGACGTACGTCTTCGACATGCGGACGCAGACGCTCGACGTGCCGAAGCAGGAGGCGATCACCCGGGACAACTCGCCCGTCGTCGCCGACGCGGTCGTCTACATCCGCGTGATGGACGCGAAGCGGGCGTTTCTGGAGGTCGACAACTACCGGCGTGCCGTCTCGAACCTCGCGCAGACGACGCTACGGGCGGTCCTCGGCGATATGGAACTCGACGAGACGCTCTCCGAACGCGAGAAGATCAACCGCCGGATCAACGAGGAACTCGACGAGCCGACCGACGAGTGGGGGATCCGCGTCGAGAGCGTCGAGGTCCGCAGCGTCAAGCCCAGCGCGGCCGTCGAGGACGCGATGGAGGAGCAGTCCTCGGCCGAGCGTCGCCGGCGGGCGATGATCCTCGAAGCGCAGGGTGAACGGCGCTCTGCGGTCGAGCAGGCCGAGGGGGAAAAGCAGTCGAACATCATCCGCGCGCAGGGGGAAAAGCAGAGCCAGATCCTCGAAGCGCAGGGCGACGCCATCTCGACGGTCCTGCGGGCGAAGTCCGCCGAGTCGATGGGCGAGCGCGCGATCGTCGACCGCGGACTGGAGGCGCTGACCACGATCGGGACGTCGCCGTCGACGACGTACGTCCTCCCGCAGGAACTCACGAGTCTCCTCGGCCGCTACGGTCGGGGACTGACCGACTCGGACGTCCAGGAGTCCGCCGGCTTGGAGAGTCTCGACTTCGACGCCGAGACGCGCGAACTGCTGGGTCTGGACGAGATCGACGAGATCGCCGCCGCGGTCGAGGAGATCGAGGGCGTCGACGCCGTCGGCGACCTGCCCGGCGGCGACGACGGGGAGCCGGAGGCCGAGGCGGACGTCGATCTGAACATCGAGGAGTCCTACGAGACGCAGTAG